The following are encoded in a window of Etheostoma cragini isolate CJK2018 chromosome 7, CSU_Ecrag_1.0, whole genome shotgun sequence genomic DNA:
- the phf8 gene encoding histone lysine demethylase PHF8 — translation MASVPVYCLCRLPYDVTRFMIECDICQDWFHGSCVGVEEDKAAEIDLYHCPNCQVTHGPSVMRKRRGGNKQTDGAAAGARDPGRPVKTGSPQFVRELRSRTFPGADEVLLKPSGAQLTVEFLEEHSFSVPVMVLRRDGLGMTLPPASFGVSDVEQYIGSDKQIDVIDVSRQCDLKMRLGDFVEYYNSPNRDRVLNVISLEFSETRLSNLVETPKIVRKLSWVENLWPEESVFERPNVQKYCLMGVKDSYTDFHIDFGGTSVWYHVLRGEKIFYLISPTVANLALFERWSSSSNQNEMFFGDQVDMCYKCSVKQGNTLFIPTGWIHAVLTPVDCLAFGGNFLHSLNIDMQLRAYEIEKRLSTADLFSFPNFETVCWYVGKHLLDTFRGLRENRRHPATYLVHGAKALNNAFRSWTRKEALADHEVEIPETINTQTLVKDLAKEIRLVEDIFQQNIGRTGLQFPGSPLSKAPLTTSQNSGRPPGKKKGPKPKEVMGGLVTPGTKKKSQKGLLKAEAGELDLIEIHTKHTLKKFQPGKSKNKNKLELPLEEFEGKLNKSKLKLVLTNGKIQNKKDGSSNGAGRAGKYKHLAMEGSSMSDLESEDELQIDETPPPRRKPTGSSKKKKLSGLPRKLPRAKPCSDPNRIREPGEVDFDIEEDYTTDEEALAAHGVKGGAGGILDLLKASKQVAGLDSATLSEEAPASPSTRDAIQGMLSMANPPSSSSSSSSSSPLSISGGLAVGLGVVKEKGGKAVWVAGGVKKTRSPEKKPVIQRPGKRPIKRPARHLSDEDSPDEQETLGTCFKDSDYVYPSLESDEEDHANKVKMKRKKNWDDTPWSPKARVMPTLPKQDRPAREGARVASVETGLAAAAAKLAQQEQQKPAKRKYTKKQRPPAPVAPPPPVQTEPAPPSPPPAPESAADFSPDRRVDYYSASLLDHEYTAGPGPFGPGGPRGSGAMAPGVFLTSRRPSLSPQNSSSHSGASPASLASQGTTGVGQGKRPKKGLATAKQRLGKILKIHRNGKLLL, via the exons atggcATCAGTTCCAGTGTACTGCTTGTGTCGCCTGCCATATGATGTGACACGCTTTATGATCGAGTGTGACATTTGTCAAGACTGGTTCCATGGAAG CTGTGTTGGAGTAGAGGAGGACAAAGCAGCTGAGATTGACCTGTATCACTGCCCCAACTGTCAGGTCACCCATGGACCATCTGTCA TGCGCAAACGCCGTGGAGGCAATAAGCAGACAGATGGTGCAGCTGCTGGAGCAAGAGATCCAGGTCGGCCTGTTAAGACTGGCAGCCCACAGTTTGTTAGGGAGCTACGGAGCCGCACCTTCCCAGG TGCGGATGAAGTCTTGCTAAAGCCGTCAGGGGCCCAGCTGACAGTCGAGTTTCTAGAAGAGCATTCATTCAGTGTTCCTGTCATGGTGCTGAGGCGGGATGGCCTCGGCATGACCCTTCCTCCAGCGTCATTCGGTGTCAGCGATGTAGAGCAATATATTG GTTCAGACAAACAGATTGATGTGATTGATGTGTCTCGGCAATGTGACCTAAAGATGCGATTGGGAGACTTTGTTGAATACTACAACAGCccaaacagagacagagtgctCAATGTCATCAGCCTGGAGTTCTCTGAGACCAG GCTATCAAACTTGGTGGAGACTCCAAAGATTGTGAGGAAGTTGTCATGGGTTGAAAACCTCTGGCCTGAAGAGTCTGTGTTTGAACGCCCTAATGTGCAGAAATACTGCCTTATGGGAGTAAAGGACAGCTACACAGACTTCCACATTGACTTTGGTGGCACCTCAGTATGGTACCATGTTCTGAGG GGAGAAAAAATCTTCTACCTAATATCCCCCACTGTAGCCAACTTGGCACTTTTTGAGCGGTGGAGTTCCTCCTCTAACCAGAATGAGATGTTCTTTGGAGACCAAGTTGATATGTGTTACAAGTGCTCTGTCAAACAAGGAAACACCTTGTTCATACCAACAG GGTGGATTCATGCTGTGTTGACACCAGTGGACTGCCTGGCCTTTGGAGGAAACTTCTTGCATAGTCTAAACATTGACATGCAGCTGCG gGCATATGAAATAGAGAAGAGATTAAGCACAGCAGACTTGTTCAGTTTTCCCAACTTTGAGACTGTGTGCTGGTATGTTGGAAAGCACCTTCTTGATACCTTCAGAG GTTTGAGAGAAAACCGCAGACATCCTGCCACTTACCTGGTTCACGGAGCTAAGGCCTTAAACAATGCCTTCCGCAGCTGGACCCGTAAAGAG GCTTTGGCAGATCATGAAGTGGAGATTCCAGAAACCATCAACACTCAGACACTAGTGAAGGACCTGGCCAAGGAGATTCGTCTGGTTGAG GACATATTCCAGCAAAACATTGGCCGCACTGGACTACAGTTTCCTGGTTCGCCACTCTCTAAAGCTCCTCTGACCACCTCCCAGAATTCAGGACGCCCccctggaaaaaagaaaggaccCAAGCCCAAAGAGGTGATGGGGGGTCTTGTGACCCCAGGGACCAAGAAGAAAAGTCAGAAAGGGCTACTTAAGGCAGAAGCCGGAGAACTTGACCTCATTGAGATCCACACCAAACATACACTCAAAAAATTTCAACCTGGCAAGTcgaaaaacaagaacaag TTGGAGTTGCCTTTAGAGGAATTTGAAGGGAAGCTAAATAAAAGCAAACTGAAACTTGTGCTGACCAATGGAAAAATCCAAAA TAAGAAGGACGGCAGCAGTAATGGTGCAGGAAGGGCAGGAAAGTACAAACATCTTGCCATGGAAGGATCCAGCATGTCTGACTTGGAGTCCGAGGATGAGTTGCAGATTGACGAGACCCCTCCTCCACGACGAAAGCCTACAGGATCaagcaagaagaagaaactaAGCG GTCTTCCTAGGAAGCTGCCCAGAGCCAAACCCTGCTCTGACCCCAATCGCATCAGGGAGCCAGGAGAAGTAGACTTTGACATTGAG GAGGATTACACCACAGATGAAGAGGCACTAGCCGCCCACGGGGTGAAGGGTGGAGCAGGGGGCATTCTGGACTTATTAAAGGCCAGCAAACAAGTAGCAGGCTTGGACTCTGCCACACTCAG TGAGGAAGCACCAGCCTCTCCCAGTACTCGTGATGCCATACAGGGAATGCTGTCAATGGCCAACCCCCCttcctcatcctcatcttcctcttcgTCATCCCCCTTATCCATTTCTGGAGGCCTGGCCGTGGGATTAGGGGTGGTCAAGGAAAAGGGGGGCAAGGCCGTATGGGTGGCTGGGGGGGTCAAAAAGACAAGAAGTCCTGAAAAGAAACCTGTTATCCAACGGCCCGGAAAACGGCCAATTAAACGGCCAGCTCGTCACCTTAGTGACGAGGACAGTCCAGATGAGCAAGAGACTCTGGGAACCTGTTTTAAAGATTCCGACTATG tttacCCGTCCTTGGAGTCTGATGAAGAGGACCATGCTAATAAGGTTAAGATGAAACGGAAGAAAAACTGGGATGACACACCTTGGAGCCCGAAAG ccAGGGTGATGCCCACCCTTCCCAAACAGGATCGACCAGCCAGGGAGGGGGCTAGAGTTGCATCTGTAGAAACTGGGcttgcagcagctgctgccaaGCTGGCACAACAA GAGCAGCAAAAGCCTGCCAAAAGGAAGTACACCAAAAAGCAGCGTCCTCCTGCTCCGGTAGCTCCTCCTCCCCCTGTTCAGACTGAGCCAGCCCCACCCTCACCACCACCTGCTCCAGAGTCTGCAGCAGACTTCAGCCCAGACAGGAGGGTGGATTACTACTCTGCTAGTCTGTTGGACCATGAATACACAGCAGGGCCAGGACCTTTTGGCCCCGGAGGCCCTCGAGGCAGCGGAGCCATGGCCCCTGGTGTATTCCTCACTTCACGCCGACCTTCACTTTCTCCACAGAACAGCAGCTCTCACTCTGGTGCATCGCCTGCAAGTTTGGCCAGCCAAGGTACAACAGGAGTTGGTCAAG GGAAACGTCCAAAGAAAGGACTTGCAACTGCAAAACAGAGACTTGGAAAAATTCTGAAAATTCACCGTAACGGCAAACTTCTCTTGTAA